In Gemmatimonadetes bacterium T265, one DNA window encodes the following:
- the rimM gene encoding ribosome maturation factor RimM: MSAAAPRDDLALVGIVRRAHGIRGELAVETFTDAPDAVFASGRRVFGGTPDGRVLTADRRPGGPPLALTVRRASPFKEGLIVSFDEIADRTAAEPWRDRALLVPYAELAPPAEDEVYLHELVGMRVVHRDGTPVGEVVDLMELPQGLALDVRLVGTPAGEKPRTAYLPYRPEMVLEVDVPARTITVDPPEGLFE; this comes from the coding sequence GTGAGCGCGGCGGCGCCGCGGGACGACCTCGCGCTCGTCGGGATCGTGCGCCGCGCGCACGGCATCCGCGGCGAGCTCGCGGTCGAGACGTTCACCGACGCGCCGGACGCGGTCTTCGCGTCCGGCCGTCGCGTGTTCGGCGGGACGCCCGACGGGCGCGTGCTCACGGCCGACCGTCGCCCGGGCGGGCCGCCGCTCGCCCTCACGGTCCGCCGCGCGTCGCCTTTCAAGGAAGGGCTGATCGTCAGCTTCGACGAGATCGCCGACCGCACCGCCGCCGAGCCGTGGCGCGACCGCGCGCTCCTCGTGCCCTACGCCGAGCTGGCGCCGCCGGCCGAGGACGAAGTGTACCTGCACGAGCTGGTCGGCATGCGCGTCGTGCACCGCGACGGCACGCCGGTGGGCGAGGTCGTCGACCTGATGGAGCTGCCGCAGGGACTCGCGCTTGACGTGCGCCTCGTGGGCACGCCCGCGGGCGAGAAGCCGCGCACCGCGTACCTCCCCTACCGCCCCGAGATGGTGCTCGAGGTCGACGTCCCCGCGCGCACGATCACGGTCGACCCACCGGAGGGGCTGTTCGAGTGA